The following are from one region of the Rosistilla carotiformis genome:
- a CDS encoding 2-oxoglutarate dehydrogenase E1 component, translated as MNTYSLGYIDDLYVQYVKDPESVSPGWRRYFEQFLVATDETTAKLTEAASAAADGDGQTLGNVTEHALWLARMQDQVDQLVREYRVRGHLVAQVDPLGMAQKGCPELNVESYGLTEDDLSRPFDSSALENVQGRTLNDVLQQLRNTYCRNIGAQFMHIDNRNIRDWLQRRMEVGENRMPLSHEVQRRIYSRLADATIFEEFVRRKFVGAKTFSLEGAESLIPLLDLALEKCGQHNVKEVVMAMAHRGRLNVLANIFKKRALNIFWSFDDPDPQLHRGGGDVRYHLGYSSDWKTASGDKMHISLCFNPSHLEYVNPVALGRTRCKQDRYGDTKRQDVVTILIHGDAAFAGEGVVQETLNLSQLKAYHTGGTLHVVINNQVGFTTEPREGRSTTYATDIAKMLQIPIFHVNGEDPEAVAQVVNLAMDFRREFHSDVVIDMYAYRRWGHNEGDEPRFTQPEMYREIDARQSVRKSYRKRLLKLGQMTDEEAKELHRKRQDKLEREFEATRTVPFVPDVQSLGGSWSEYVGGPEPENDTVVTGVDKKRLSELLETLTTIPQEFNLHRKLKRPYEQRREMAAGKLPVDWATGEALAFATLLTEGRRIRLTGQDSERGTFSQRHAVLHDEESGAIYTPLENLAPDQAKFEIANSPLSEAGVLGFEYGYSLDCPEGLCAWEAQFGDFWNCAQVIVDQFIASAEDKWNRLSGLVMLLPHGFEGQGPEHCSSRVERFLAMAAEHNIQICQPTTPAQYFHLLRRQVLRRWRKPLICLTPKSLLRHPLVVSELKDLEAQQFRKILPDTQVSPDNARRILLCTGKVYYDLLEARKQRGLEDVAILRIEQLYPLKQHELMSSFGGYAEGKDIYWVQEEPKNMGAWPYLKLNYGDQLGERFNLHCVSRVESASPSTGSMRTHKLEQEELLEAAFASL; from the coding sequence ATGAACACATATAGCCTGGGCTACATCGACGACCTGTACGTTCAATATGTCAAAGACCCTGAGAGTGTGTCGCCCGGTTGGCGACGTTACTTTGAGCAGTTTCTTGTGGCAACCGACGAGACCACGGCCAAATTGACCGAAGCGGCGAGTGCGGCAGCCGATGGCGACGGGCAAACCCTCGGCAACGTGACCGAGCATGCACTGTGGTTGGCGCGAATGCAGGACCAGGTCGATCAATTGGTCCGCGAGTACCGGGTCCGAGGTCACTTGGTCGCTCAAGTCGATCCGCTGGGAATGGCGCAAAAGGGATGTCCCGAACTGAATGTCGAATCGTATGGGCTGACCGAAGACGACCTGTCGCGCCCGTTTGATTCGAGCGCTCTGGAGAATGTTCAAGGGCGGACGCTCAACGACGTGCTGCAACAGCTGCGGAACACCTACTGCCGCAACATCGGTGCCCAGTTCATGCACATCGACAATCGCAATATCCGCGATTGGTTGCAGCGTCGGATGGAAGTCGGCGAGAATCGGATGCCGCTGTCGCATGAGGTCCAACGCCGGATCTACTCGCGTTTGGCCGACGCGACGATTTTTGAAGAGTTCGTTCGCCGCAAGTTCGTCGGCGCCAAGACCTTCTCGTTGGAAGGAGCCGAGAGCTTGATCCCGTTGTTGGATCTCGCCTTGGAAAAATGTGGCCAGCACAACGTCAAAGAAGTGGTCATGGCGATGGCGCACCGTGGACGGTTGAACGTCCTGGCGAACATCTTCAAGAAACGAGCGCTCAACATTTTCTGGTCGTTCGACGATCCCGATCCGCAACTGCACCGCGGCGGCGGCGACGTGCGGTATCACCTGGGATACAGCAGCGATTGGAAGACCGCTTCGGGCGACAAAATGCACATCTCGTTGTGCTTCAACCCGAGCCACCTGGAATACGTCAATCCGGTTGCACTGGGACGGACGCGTTGCAAGCAGGATCGCTATGGCGATACGAAACGCCAGGATGTGGTCACGATCTTGATCCACGGCGACGCGGCGTTTGCAGGCGAAGGAGTCGTCCAAGAGACGCTGAATCTGAGTCAATTGAAGGCCTATCACACCGGCGGCACGTTGCACGTGGTGATTAACAACCAGGTCGGTTTCACGACCGAACCGCGCGAAGGACGTAGCACGACCTACGCGACCGACATCGCCAAGATGCTGCAAATTCCGATCTTCCACGTCAACGGCGAGGATCCCGAAGCGGTCGCTCAAGTCGTCAACTTGGCGATGGATTTCCGTCGCGAATTCCACAGCGACGTCGTGATCGATATGTACGCCTACCGTCGTTGGGGGCACAACGAAGGCGATGAGCCGCGGTTCACGCAGCCGGAGATGTATCGCGAGATCGATGCGCGTCAGAGCGTTCGCAAGAGCTACCGCAAGCGATTGTTGAAGCTGGGCCAGATGACCGACGAAGAAGCGAAGGAACTGCATCGCAAGCGGCAGGACAAACTGGAGCGCGAATTCGAAGCGACTCGCACCGTTCCATTTGTTCCCGATGTGCAATCGTTGGGCGGCTCGTGGTCGGAATATGTCGGCGGACCCGAACCCGAAAACGATACCGTGGTCACCGGCGTCGACAAAAAGCGGCTCTCGGAGCTGCTGGAAACGCTGACCACGATCCCGCAAGAATTTAATCTCCATCGCAAACTGAAACGGCCGTATGAACAGCGTCGCGAGATGGCTGCCGGCAAGCTGCCGGTCGACTGGGCCACCGGCGAAGCGTTGGCTTTCGCAACGCTATTGACCGAAGGGCGTCGCATTCGTTTGACCGGCCAGGACAGCGAACGCGGTACGTTCAGCCAGCGGCACGCGGTGCTGCACGATGAAGAGAGTGGTGCGATTTACACTCCGCTTGAGAATTTGGCTCCCGACCAAGCGAAGTTCGAGATCGCCAACAGCCCGCTGTCCGAAGCGGGCGTCCTGGGCTTTGAGTACGGTTACAGTCTCGACTGTCCCGAAGGTCTTTGCGCTTGGGAGGCTCAGTTCGGTGACTTCTGGAACTGTGCCCAAGTGATCGTCGACCAGTTCATTGCGAGTGCGGAGGACAAGTGGAATCGCTTGAGCGGCCTCGTAATGTTGTTGCCCCACGGCTTTGAAGGGCAAGGTCCGGAGCACTGTTCGTCGCGGGTCGAACGCTTCCTGGCGATGGCTGCAGAACACAACATTCAGATCTGCCAGCCGACGACTCCGGCACAGTACTTCCATTTGTTGCGTCGGCAGGTGCTGCGTCGTTGGCGGAAGCCGTTGATCTGCCTGACCCCGAAGAGCTTGCTGCGGCATCCGTTGGTGGTTTCCGAATTAAAGGATCTGGAAGCTCAGCAGTTCCGGAAGATTTTGCCCGATACGCAGGTCTCTCCCGACAACGCGCGGCGGATTCTGTTGTGTACCGGCAAGGTTTACTACGACCTCTTGGAAGCTCGCAAGCAACGTGGCCTCGAGGATGTTGCGATCTTGCGGATCGAGCAACTGTATCCGTTGAAGCAGCACGAATTGATGAGCTCCTTCGGTGGCTACGCGGAAGGCAAAGACATCTATTGGGTGCAAGAAGAGCCGAAGAATATGGGGGCCTGGCCGTATCTGAAGCTGAACTACGGCGACCAGTTGGGTGAGCGTTTCAACCTGCACTGCGTCAGTCGTGTCGAATCGGCTAGCCCGTCGACAGGATCGATGCGGACGCACAAGTTGGAGCAGGAAGAGCTGTTGGAAGCTGCTTTTGCTTCGCTCTAA
- a CDS encoding SHD1 domain-containing protein, which produces MLLKISIALLGCAAIAAAVPECLFAQPLRYAPESGSRFAYRFEIIVDGDDETITYKGVTKYTVNSAKDDQLRLTYHGGLSESKQSKGRQAPLGRRFGPPSIPRPFSRPTFAGKVTTTNQITLSSQGEVLAMTGDSQLPFLLGNVSLMPFETLPEEETKSWVIDSGVSITKNEPSGRMGGRFGPLDPFGRGDNAPKDVRAAGEVTKYAIRGEQDGRVQVSKSYQLTMPANDKNQTYEMTGSGSWTFARTASLPDAIDIQYKLVVNDGNTTVTVPIHVKYDRIAVEELDRMEAEAKRIAEERAMAAKQAKEEAERPLTEEELATAIADLQSGDDEKVQAKLEALAKKSVADPSPKVAAAIEAHIEHEDKKLRSAAHNALVRWAPDYKVVQDLKKAYGGFGTVKSTDREVDALTPLYVGQIVQFQEHGSFWFPGEIVSLNADKSVVVRRRAGSSRTVTVKRRNVQLAPNELPQPNKPASVSDAPMAATATNSVRTWSDATGRFKIEANLLRVADGGAVLKRTDGREVTVPVKKLSTADQAYLKAWEAALNADNPFEP; this is translated from the coding sequence ATGTTGCTGAAGATTTCGATTGCGTTGTTGGGCTGTGCTGCGATCGCAGCGGCCGTTCCTGAATGTCTTTTCGCTCAACCGCTTCGGTACGCTCCCGAGTCGGGGTCGCGCTTTGCCTATCGCTTTGAGATCATTGTCGACGGCGACGATGAAACGATCACCTACAAGGGCGTGACGAAATATACCGTCAACTCCGCGAAGGATGACCAGCTTCGGTTGACGTACCATGGCGGGCTGTCGGAATCGAAGCAATCCAAAGGGCGACAAGCTCCCTTGGGCCGCCGGTTTGGACCGCCATCGATTCCTCGTCCCTTCTCCCGGCCAACCTTTGCTGGCAAGGTGACGACCACCAATCAGATCACGCTCTCTTCGCAAGGGGAGGTCTTGGCGATGACGGGTGATTCCCAATTGCCCTTTCTGTTGGGGAATGTGTCGCTGATGCCGTTCGAGACGCTTCCCGAAGAAGAGACCAAGTCCTGGGTGATTGACTCCGGCGTGTCGATCACTAAGAACGAACCGAGTGGGCGTATGGGCGGGCGCTTCGGGCCGTTGGATCCTTTTGGCCGCGGCGACAACGCTCCCAAGGACGTCCGCGCGGCGGGTGAGGTTACAAAGTATGCGATCAGGGGTGAGCAGGATGGGCGCGTGCAGGTCAGTAAATCCTATCAGCTGACGATGCCTGCAAACGATAAGAATCAGACCTATGAAATGACCGGCTCTGGTTCCTGGACCTTTGCTCGCACCGCGTCGCTGCCCGATGCGATCGACATCCAGTACAAGTTGGTCGTCAACGATGGGAACACCACCGTGACGGTGCCGATCCATGTGAAATACGATCGCATCGCTGTTGAAGAGCTCGATCGCATGGAGGCGGAAGCCAAACGAATTGCCGAAGAGCGGGCGATGGCGGCGAAGCAAGCCAAGGAAGAGGCGGAGCGACCATTGACCGAAGAGGAATTGGCGACAGCGATCGCCGATCTTCAATCGGGCGACGATGAGAAAGTCCAGGCGAAGCTAGAGGCATTGGCGAAGAAGAGCGTGGCGGATCCCAGCCCGAAGGTCGCCGCGGCGATCGAGGCCCACATCGAGCACGAGGACAAAAAACTGCGCTCGGCAGCTCATAATGCTTTGGTGCGATGGGCGCCCGACTACAAGGTGGTCCAAGATCTGAAGAAGGCCTACGGCGGCTTTGGGACGGTGAAGTCGACCGATCGCGAAGTCGATGCGTTGACGCCGTTGTATGTCGGCCAGATCGTCCAGTTCCAAGAGCACGGCTCGTTCTGGTTTCCCGGAGAAATCGTCTCGTTGAACGCGGACAAAAGCGTGGTGGTACGCCGGCGCGCCGGCAGTTCGCGAACAGTGACCGTCAAACGCCGCAACGTCCAGTTAGCTCCCAATGAGTTACCGCAACCGAACAAGCCCGCTTCGGTCTCCGACGCGCCGATGGCTGCCACAGCGACCAATTCCGTTCGAACGTGGTCCGACGCGACGGGGCGGTTTAAGATCGAGGCCAACCTGTTGCGAGTCGCAGATGGTGGCGCGGTGTTGAAGCGAACCGATGGGCGAGAAGTCACCGTCCCCGTGAAAAAACTAAGCACCGCCGACCAGGCCTATCTAAAAGCCTGGGAAGCCGCCCTCAACGCCGACAACCCCTTCGAACCGTAA
- the truA gene encoding tRNA pseudouridine(38-40) synthase TruA has translation MLRTFRLTIGYDGFRYAGWQVQADLPTIQGELQRAFAELTGERVSITGSGRTDSGVHAIAQVASLTTDAWRSSDAALGRAINTKIPDDITVYRCEEMPVDFHALRDAVGKRYRYQMQIGGVRDAFDFRYFWHHHVQLDIEAMRQAAAMIVGTHDFACFQATGSERKTTVRTIHDLALTTGQGRAGQGHLIVEVEANGFLYNMVRNIVGSLVEVGRGKHPPAWIEELIAGRDRNQAGPTAPAHALFLLRVDYDVQPLAAPQSPR, from the coding sequence GTGTTGAGAACTTTTCGTTTGACCATCGGCTACGATGGCTTCCGCTACGCAGGCTGGCAGGTCCAAGCGGACCTGCCGACGATCCAAGGCGAATTACAACGCGCGTTCGCCGAATTGACCGGTGAGCGCGTCTCGATCACCGGCAGCGGACGGACCGATTCGGGCGTCCACGCGATCGCTCAAGTCGCAAGCCTCACCACCGACGCCTGGCGATCCAGCGACGCCGCGTTGGGCCGAGCGATCAACACGAAGATTCCCGACGACATCACCGTCTATCGCTGCGAAGAGATGCCCGTCGACTTCCACGCCTTGCGTGATGCCGTTGGCAAACGCTACCGCTACCAGATGCAGATCGGTGGCGTCCGCGACGCATTCGACTTCCGCTACTTCTGGCATCACCACGTCCAACTGGACATCGAAGCGATGCGGCAAGCAGCCGCCATGATCGTCGGCACCCACGATTTTGCCTGCTTCCAAGCGACCGGCAGCGAGCGGAAAACGACGGTCCGCACGATCCACGACCTGGCGCTGACAACAGGGCAGGGAAGGGCAGGGCAGGGGCACTTGATCGTCGAAGTCGAAGCGAACGGGTTCCTCTACAACATGGTTCGGAACATCGTTGGCAGCCTTGTGGAAGTCGGCCGCGGCAAACATCCGCCCGCCTGGATCGAGGAACTGATCGCCGGCCGCGACCGCAACCAAGCCGGCCCCACCGCCCCAGCCCACGCCCTGTTCCTTCTGCGAGTCGATTACGACGTCCAACCGCTAGCCGCGCCACAGTCGCCGCGTTGA
- a CDS encoding aspartate-semialdehyde dehydrogenase — MIDTLAVVGATGAVGRIVLDQILQRKLPHGRLRLLASARSAGQVVTFGDQQITVELMEPSAFDGVDVVIASTPDEVSAEFAPWAVERGAIVVDESGYWRMDPKVPLIIPEVNAAAIDNHQGIIASPNCSTTQMVVALAPLHNAARIKRVIVSTYQATSGAGLAGEAELMHSTRGSLDGSAPAAKTFQYPIAFNLIPQIGSEKHEGYTSEEMKMVYETRKIFGDDSIDVCPTCVRVPVAIGHSESILVETEKPLTVEQARELFANADGVTLIDDLAGRQYPMPVDSAGKDDVFVGRVRKDLSSPNGIAFWCVSDNLRKGAATNAVQIAELLAKKMASVA, encoded by the coding sequence GTGATTGATACCTTGGCCGTCGTCGGCGCGACCGGCGCCGTGGGTCGGATCGTGCTAGACCAAATTTTGCAACGCAAGCTGCCACACGGACGCTTGCGATTGTTGGCATCGGCGCGATCGGCCGGCCAAGTCGTCACGTTTGGCGATCAACAGATCACCGTTGAATTGATGGAACCGAGCGCGTTCGACGGCGTCGACGTCGTGATCGCCAGCACACCCGACGAAGTATCGGCCGAGTTCGCGCCGTGGGCTGTCGAGCGTGGCGCGATCGTGGTCGACGAGAGCGGATATTGGCGGATGGACCCGAAGGTGCCGTTGATCATTCCCGAAGTCAACGCGGCGGCGATCGACAACCACCAAGGCATCATCGCCAGCCCGAACTGCTCGACCACGCAGATGGTTGTCGCTTTGGCTCCGCTGCACAACGCGGCACGCATCAAACGCGTCATCGTCAGCACCTACCAAGCGACCAGCGGTGCCGGATTGGCGGGCGAAGCGGAACTGATGCACTCGACTCGCGGATCGCTCGACGGCTCCGCTCCCGCAGCCAAGACATTCCAATACCCGATCGCTTTTAACCTGATCCCTCAGATCGGATCGGAAAAGCACGAGGGTTACACCTCCGAAGAGATGAAGATGGTCTACGAGACCCGCAAGATCTTCGGCGACGATTCGATCGACGTCTGCCCGACCTGCGTTCGCGTTCCGGTTGCGATCGGCCACAGCGAATCGATTCTTGTCGAGACCGAAAAACCGCTGACCGTCGAACAAGCCCGCGAGCTGTTCGCCAATGCCGACGGCGTGACTTTGATCGACGACCTGGCCGGACGACAATACCCGATGCCTGTCGACAGCGCTGGCAAGGACGACGTTTTTGTCGGCCGTGTTCGCAAGGACCTCAGCAGCCCCAACGGGATCGCGTTCTGGTGCGTCAGCGACAATCTCCGCAAGGGAGCCGCGACCAACGCCGTTCAGATCGCCGAACTGTTGGCCAAGAAGATGGCTTCGGTCGCCTGA
- a CDS encoding formylglycine-generating enzyme family protein has protein sequence MNLYARSLSLCLFALTSCVAIAADDSAKIKGFSTTQPDKGPFVAVEGGFMVPYTETIPGTEISFEMIPVPAGSYKMGSPASEAGHKEDESPQIMVNVDPMWVCKTEVRWMEYKEFMGMYKTFKEFVFRDMRKVTPENKVDAVTTPTELYEPSYTFEFGDDDDLPAVTMTQFAAKQFTKWLSKMTDTQYRIPTEAEWEWAARAGSTTAYSWGESADEIDQYAWYADNSPDGPSKVGLKKPNAFGLNDMLGNVAEWTIDAYLEDGYKIFEGKTVKASEAIKSIETADPRVVRGGSWEMEPEDVRCASRLYSVDEDWKMDDPNIPLSPWWFTSDPSRGVGMRLFRSWKPLSDEAMNKFWEIDSEDIEFDVMSRIEEGRGVLGLADPDLAEAAKAVRE, from the coding sequence ATGAACCTGTACGCTCGATCTTTGTCCCTGTGCTTGTTTGCGTTGACAAGCTGCGTCGCCATCGCAGCCGATGACAGTGCAAAAATCAAAGGCTTCTCGACAACCCAGCCCGACAAAGGGCCGTTTGTCGCAGTCGAAGGGGGCTTCATGGTCCCTTACACCGAGACGATCCCTGGCACCGAGATCAGCTTCGAAATGATCCCGGTCCCCGCGGGGAGCTACAAAATGGGCAGTCCAGCCAGCGAAGCAGGGCACAAAGAGGACGAAAGCCCGCAGATCATGGTCAATGTCGATCCGATGTGGGTCTGCAAGACGGAGGTCCGCTGGATGGAATACAAAGAGTTCATGGGAATGTACAAAACTTTCAAGGAGTTTGTTTTCCGCGACATGCGGAAGGTCACTCCAGAAAACAAAGTCGACGCGGTCACCACGCCGACCGAACTGTACGAACCCAGCTACACGTTTGAATTCGGCGACGACGACGACCTGCCGGCGGTCACGATGACCCAATTCGCAGCCAAACAATTCACCAAGTGGCTGTCGAAGATGACCGACACCCAGTACCGCATTCCGACCGAAGCGGAATGGGAATGGGCGGCTCGCGCCGGCAGCACCACCGCTTACAGCTGGGGCGAATCGGCGGACGAGATCGACCAATACGCTTGGTACGCCGACAATTCTCCCGACGGCCCGTCGAAGGTTGGCCTGAAAAAGCCGAACGCTTTTGGCCTCAACGACATGCTGGGCAACGTGGCCGAATGGACGATCGACGCCTATCTGGAAGACGGCTACAAGATTTTTGAAGGCAAAACCGTGAAGGCCTCCGAAGCGATCAAGTCGATCGAAACCGCCGACCCACGCGTGGTCCGCGGCGGCAGCTGGGAGATGGAGCCCGAAGACGTCCGCTGTGCTTCCCGTCTATACAGCGTCGACGAAGATTGGAAAATGGATGACCCGAACATTCCGCTGAGCCCATGGTGGTTCACCAGCGATCCATCGCGCGGCGTCGGCATGCGTTTGTTCCGATCGTGGAAACCGCTGTCCGACGAAGCGATGAACAAGTTCTGGGAGATCGATTCCGAAGACATCGAATTCGACGTGATGTCTCGTATCGAAGAAGGCCGCGGCGTGCTGGGACTGGCCGACCCCGATTTGGCCGAAGCTGCTAAAGCGGTTCGCGAATAG
- a CDS encoding carbon-nitrogen hydrolase family protein, producing MSHQTKRVAAVQMDVAFADIDHNVQQILAKIATVKADGVDLAVFPECALTGYCFESREEALPLGLSIDDPLFDSFAAACGDSNLHVIIGFLEIEGDKLFNSQAMINRSGVVGSYRKIHLPGVGVDRFLDPGDREFSIQAAGEIRVGMAICYDSSFPETARVLGLHGADVIALSTNWPVAARRTAEIVPPARSMENHLYFIAANRVGTERTFEFCGMSSIAGPDGVMIAETDSDQELILTADIDLSIARNKQIVRTPGKHVIDRFADRQPERYTIIGEKK from the coding sequence ATGAGCCACCAAACAAAACGCGTCGCAGCGGTTCAGATGGATGTCGCGTTTGCCGACATCGACCACAACGTCCAACAGATCCTCGCCAAGATCGCGACGGTCAAAGCCGATGGAGTCGATCTAGCCGTCTTCCCCGAGTGTGCACTGACCGGATACTGCTTCGAAAGTCGCGAAGAAGCGTTGCCGCTGGGACTGTCGATCGACGACCCGCTGTTCGATTCGTTTGCCGCCGCCTGCGGCGATTCCAACTTGCACGTGATCATCGGTTTCCTGGAAATCGAAGGCGATAAGCTGTTCAATTCGCAAGCGATGATCAACCGCAGCGGTGTCGTCGGCAGCTACCGCAAGATCCATCTGCCGGGCGTGGGCGTCGACCGATTCCTCGATCCTGGCGATCGCGAATTCAGCATTCAAGCGGCGGGAGAGATCCGTGTCGGCATGGCAATCTGTTACGACAGTTCCTTCCCCGAAACAGCTCGCGTCCTTGGCCTGCACGGTGCCGACGTGATCGCGCTGTCGACCAATTGGCCCGTCGCGGCGCGGCGGACTGCCGAGATCGTGCCGCCGGCTCGCAGCATGGAAAACCATCTCTACTTCATCGCCGCCAATCGCGTGGGTACCGAGCGGACGTTCGAGTTCTGCGGGATGAGTTCGATCGCGGGTCCCGACGGCGTGATGATCGCCGAAACCGATAGCGATCAGGAATTGATCCTGACCGCCGATATCGACCTTTCGATCGCTCGAAACAAACAGATCGTCCGGACTCCCGGGAAGCACGTGATCGACCGATTCGCCGACCGGCAACCCGAACGGTACACCATCATCGGCGAAAAGAAGTAG
- a CDS encoding TAXI family TRAP transporter solute-binding subunit, giving the protein MALMLQISQHRALVASLVLSALMLGCKKSDSTGDGGATGGRQFLSMGTAPVGGAFPVVGGAIAEVLNEHKGTVDWKVQAKGTKGSQENIRRLQQAELELALSNAAISYFAARGEAGWDKVYDIRAIATLAPNVALFIARADSGIQSIADLKGKRVITGPAGAGFQMFVEPILAEHGVAWDEITSLNATQSGAVDQLGDGAADAAFLGGAVPTGSITQAASTFDVTYVPFDEAARQKLIEKYAFFHPATIPGGTYKGLDNDFLGLNVGSMHLITAASQSDELIYEVTKSIWENRAEIAGKHPAGKAINEKNVARNTGIEYHPGAIKFYEEVGVLEAAEKPAAEEAPAADAPAEEPAAAE; this is encoded by the coding sequence ATGGCTCTAATGCTCCAAATTTCGCAACATCGTGCGCTTGTCGCTTCGCTGGTTTTGTCCGCTCTGATGCTGGGTTGCAAGAAGAGCGACAGCACCGGCGATGGCGGTGCCACTGGCGGACGTCAGTTCTTGAGCATGGGAACCGCTCCCGTCGGCGGTGCCTTTCCCGTGGTCGGCGGCGCGATCGCTGAGGTCTTGAACGAACACAAGGGGACCGTCGATTGGAAGGTCCAAGCCAAAGGGACCAAGGGCTCGCAAGAGAACATCCGCCGATTGCAACAAGCGGAATTGGAGCTAGCGCTCTCCAACGCCGCGATCTCCTACTTCGCTGCTCGTGGCGAAGCCGGTTGGGACAAGGTTTACGACATCCGCGCGATTGCCACGCTGGCACCCAACGTGGCGCTGTTCATCGCCCGAGCGGATTCGGGGATTCAATCGATCGCCGATTTGAAAGGCAAACGCGTGATCACTGGACCTGCCGGTGCCGGTTTCCAGATGTTCGTCGAACCGATCCTGGCCGAACATGGCGTCGCTTGGGATGAGATCACTTCGCTGAACGCCACGCAAAGTGGCGCTGTCGATCAATTGGGTGACGGCGCCGCCGATGCCGCGTTTTTGGGCGGAGCGGTTCCAACCGGATCGATCACGCAAGCTGCCAGTACGTTCGACGTGACTTACGTTCCGTTCGACGAAGCGGCTCGCCAAAAGCTGATCGAGAAGTACGCCTTCTTCCATCCCGCGACGATTCCCGGCGGAACCTATAAAGGACTCGACAACGATTTCTTGGGACTGAACGTCGGTTCGATGCATTTGATCACCGCGGCATCGCAGAGCGACGAACTGATCTATGAAGTGACCAAGTCGATTTGGGAAAACCGAGCGGAAATCGCCGGGAAGCACCCAGCGGGCAAAGCGATTAACGAAAAGAATGTCGCTCGCAATACTGGGATCGAATATCACCCCGGTGCCATCAAATTCTACGAAGAGGTAGGCGTCTTGGAAGCAGCGGAAAAGCCTGCCGCGGAAGAAGCTCCTGCAGCGGACGCGCCAGCCGAAGAGCCCGCAGCGGCTGAGTAG
- a CDS encoding GtrA family protein, translated as MTRPSISAPRAGRAIRFMILSGISFLGNLGITHALTQHAVWPAELAFAASLVIILIVNFACCRWFVFQASGQPIATQLASFLTATICFRGLEYAAFLGLHSLLGIHYLIATATVLIAGFAAKFLFYNRFVFGRPSAATQP; from the coding sequence ATGACCCGGCCAAGCATCAGTGCACCCCGAGCAGGCCGCGCGATCCGGTTCATGATCCTCAGCGGCATCAGCTTTCTCGGCAACCTTGGGATCACCCACGCCCTGACTCAGCACGCCGTATGGCCCGCCGAACTGGCGTTTGCCGCTTCGTTGGTGATCATCCTGATCGTCAACTTCGCCTGCTGTCGCTGGTTCGTTTTCCAAGCCAGCGGCCAACCGATCGCCACGCAACTCGCTTCGTTCCTGACCGCTACGATCTGCTTTCGCGGCCTGGAATACGCTGCCTTCTTGGGACTGCACAGCCTGCTGGGGATCCACTACCTGATCGCGACCGCAACGGTCTTGATCGCAGGCTTTGCGGCGAAGTTCCTGTTCTACAACCGGTTCGTCTTCGGCCGCCCGAGCGCAGCCACCCAACCGTAG
- a CDS encoding class I SAM-dependent methyltransferase has translation MSTTTNNYTFATPMPIVPATIATSDPPGESETSLESRDRALFDTIAEKYAAKDRSPSVRPARRLRLLQTMRALPQTSLHGKRILEVGCGAGYSVDYLPADYACYLGIDYSEMLIDLARAERQTDRATFATTNARDLKTDEPFDIIFMIGVLHHMDQMDEVVENLVSLLSPDGWLVVNEPQPSNPIVGIARRLRKQFDASYSDEQLELTGREMENCFADAGLTSLRQRPQGLLSTPFAEVPMNPSWLTAPASRIACGLDRGIEAIAGRLLTPLTWNVIVAGQKPTDRQSTPQPSRTPAE, from the coding sequence ATGTCAACGACCACCAACAACTATACCTTTGCCACCCCGATGCCCATCGTTCCAGCGACGATTGCAACAAGCGATCCTCCGGGGGAAAGCGAGACGAGCCTAGAGTCCCGCGACCGTGCGTTGTTCGACACGATCGCTGAAAAATACGCGGCCAAAGATCGCTCCCCCTCGGTCCGCCCCGCGCGTCGCCTGCGGTTGCTGCAAACGATGCGAGCACTCCCGCAAACCTCATTGCACGGCAAACGCATTCTGGAAGTCGGCTGCGGTGCCGGATATTCGGTCGATTATCTCCCCGCCGATTACGCGTGCTACCTGGGCATCGACTACTCCGAGATGCTGATCGACCTGGCTCGCGCCGAGCGGCAAACCGATCGAGCGACCTTCGCTACGACAAACGCTCGCGATCTGAAAACCGACGAACCGTTTGACATCATCTTCATGATCGGTGTCCTGCATCACATGGATCAGATGGACGAAGTTGTCGAGAACTTGGTGTCGCTGCTGTCACCGGATGGTTGGCTGGTAGTGAACGAACCGCAACCGAGCAATCCAATCGTTGGAATCGCTCGCCGGTTGAGAAAACAGTTCGACGCCAGCTACTCCGACGAGCAACTGGAATTGACAGGCCGAGAGATGGAAAACTGCTTCGCCGACGCCGGCCTGACGTCGCTTCGCCAACGACCGCAAGGACTGCTATCGACACCGTTTGCCGAAGTCCCGATGAATCCATCATGGCTGACCGCTCCCGCATCGCGGATCGCCTGCGGTCTTGATCGTGGAATCGAAGCGATCGCCGGACGGCTGCTGACTCCGCTGACTTGGAACGTGATCGTCGCCGGACAAAAGCCGACAGATCGGCAATCGACGCCTCAGCCCTCGCGGACGCCTGCGGAATGA